The Anolis carolinensis isolate JA03-04 chromosome 1, rAnoCar3.1.pri, whole genome shotgun sequence genome window below encodes:
- the fbxo9 gene encoding F-box only protein 9 isoform X2, which produces MFRAQWMFELAPGVSSTNLDARSCRTSARGSVKTVDSKGKLELAKEEKARELFLKAVEQEQNGALYEAIKFYRLAMQLVPDIEFKITYTRSPEVDNIGKSYLEDNEEDFKMADLLSYFQQQLTFQESSIKLCQPELDVNQTHISVLPMELLMYIFRWVVSSDLDLRSLEQLSLVCRGFYICARDPEIWRQACLKVWGRTCNKVVPYTSWRDMFLKRPRVRFDGVYISKTTYIRQGEQSLDGFYRAWHQVDYYRYLRFFPDGQVMMLTTPEEPQSIVPRLRTKNTRTDAILLGHYRLSQDTDNQTKVFAVITKKKEEKPVDYHKFRYFCRVPVQETDHSFHVGLQLCSSGRQKFNKLVWIHHSCHVTYKSTGETAVSSFDIDKMYTPLFFARVKSFTAFSERPL; this is translated from the exons ATGTTCAGAGCACAATGGATGTTTGAACTTGCACCAGGGGTGAGCTCTACAAATTTGGATGCTCGATCCTGCAGAACATCGGCAAGAGGTTCAGTAAAGACTGTAGATTCCAAAGGAAAACTGGAACTAGCAAAAGAGGAAAAG GCGAGAGAACTGTTCCTGAAGGCAGTGGAACAAGAACAAAATGGGGCTCTTTATGAAG CTATTAAGTTCTACCGTCTGGCAATGCAGCTGGTCCCAGATATTGAGTTTAAGATTACCTACACCCGATCCCCAGAAGTTGACAATATTGGGAAAAGCTA CCTTGAAGATAATGAGGAAGACTTCAAAATGGCTGACCTACTATCCTATTTTCAGCAGCAGCTGACTTTTCAGGAATCATCTATCAAACTCTGTCAGCCTGAGCTGGATGTGAATCAGACTCATATTTCAG TGTTGCCTATGGAGCTATTGATGTATATTTTTCGATGGGTGGTTTCTAGTGATCTGGATCTGCGGTCTTTGGAACAGTTATCATTGGTTTGCAGAGGTTTCTACATTTGTGCCAG GGATCCAGAAATCTGGCGTCAGGCTTGTTTGAAAGTTTGGGGCAGGACCTGTAACAAAGTGGTTCCTTATACTTCGTGGAGGGACATGTTTCTGAAGAGACCCAGAGTTCGATTTGATG GTGTCTATATCAGCAAGACAACCTACATACGCCAAGGAGAACAGTCTCTTGATGGTTTCTATAGGGCATGGCACCAGGTGGATTATTACAG GTACCTGAGATTCTTCCCAGATGGCCAAGTGATGATGCTAACAACTCCGGAAGAGCCCCAGTCTATTGTTCCTCGTTTACGAACTAAAAACACAAG AACTGATGCAATCCTTCTTGGCCATTATCGCCTTTCCCAGGATACAGACAATCAAACCAAAGTATTTGCTGTAAtcacaaagaagaaagaagag AAACCAGTTGACTACCATAAATTCAGATATTTCTGTCGTGTCCCTGTGCAAGAAACGGATCACAGTTTTCATGTAGGGCTACAGCTGTGTTCTAGTGGCCGCCAGAAATTCAACAAACTTGTTTGGATTCATCACTCTTGTCACGTTACCTACAA GTCTACTGGTGAGACAGCTGTCTCTTCTTTTGACATTGACAAGATGTACACCCCCTTGTTCTTTGCACGAGTGAAGAGCTTTACTGCATTTTCAGAACGGCCTCTTTAA
- the fbxo9 gene encoding F-box only protein 9 isoform X1 → MAEGEEDCHSDLRAEENERSGEANLQAELQMFRAQWMFELAPGVSSTNLDARSCRTSARGSVKTVDSKGKLELAKEEKARELFLKAVEQEQNGALYEAIKFYRLAMQLVPDIEFKITYTRSPEVDNIGKSYLEDNEEDFKMADLLSYFQQQLTFQESSIKLCQPELDVNQTHISVLPMELLMYIFRWVVSSDLDLRSLEQLSLVCRGFYICARDPEIWRQACLKVWGRTCNKVVPYTSWRDMFLKRPRVRFDGVYISKTTYIRQGEQSLDGFYRAWHQVDYYRYLRFFPDGQVMMLTTPEEPQSIVPRLRTKNTRTDAILLGHYRLSQDTDNQTKVFAVITKKKEEKPVDYHKFRYFCRVPVQETDHSFHVGLQLCSSGRQKFNKLVWIHHSCHVTYKSTGETAVSSFDIDKMYTPLFFARVKSFTAFSERPL, encoded by the exons ATG GCAGAAGGTGAAGAAGATTGTCACTCTGACTTAAGAGCGGAAGAGAATGAACGATCTGGCGAAGCAAATCTTCAG GCAGAGCTCCAGATGTTCAGAGCACAATGGATGTTTGAACTTGCACCAGGGGTGAGCTCTACAAATTTGGATGCTCGATCCTGCAGAACATCGGCAAGAGGTTCAGTAAAGACTGTAGATTCCAAAGGAAAACTGGAACTAGCAAAAGAGGAAAAG GCGAGAGAACTGTTCCTGAAGGCAGTGGAACAAGAACAAAATGGGGCTCTTTATGAAG CTATTAAGTTCTACCGTCTGGCAATGCAGCTGGTCCCAGATATTGAGTTTAAGATTACCTACACCCGATCCCCAGAAGTTGACAATATTGGGAAAAGCTA CCTTGAAGATAATGAGGAAGACTTCAAAATGGCTGACCTACTATCCTATTTTCAGCAGCAGCTGACTTTTCAGGAATCATCTATCAAACTCTGTCAGCCTGAGCTGGATGTGAATCAGACTCATATTTCAG TGTTGCCTATGGAGCTATTGATGTATATTTTTCGATGGGTGGTTTCTAGTGATCTGGATCTGCGGTCTTTGGAACAGTTATCATTGGTTTGCAGAGGTTTCTACATTTGTGCCAG GGATCCAGAAATCTGGCGTCAGGCTTGTTTGAAAGTTTGGGGCAGGACCTGTAACAAAGTGGTTCCTTATACTTCGTGGAGGGACATGTTTCTGAAGAGACCCAGAGTTCGATTTGATG GTGTCTATATCAGCAAGACAACCTACATACGCCAAGGAGAACAGTCTCTTGATGGTTTCTATAGGGCATGGCACCAGGTGGATTATTACAG GTACCTGAGATTCTTCCCAGATGGCCAAGTGATGATGCTAACAACTCCGGAAGAGCCCCAGTCTATTGTTCCTCGTTTACGAACTAAAAACACAAG AACTGATGCAATCCTTCTTGGCCATTATCGCCTTTCCCAGGATACAGACAATCAAACCAAAGTATTTGCTGTAAtcacaaagaagaaagaagag AAACCAGTTGACTACCATAAATTCAGATATTTCTGTCGTGTCCCTGTGCAAGAAACGGATCACAGTTTTCATGTAGGGCTACAGCTGTGTTCTAGTGGCCGCCAGAAATTCAACAAACTTGTTTGGATTCATCACTCTTGTCACGTTACCTACAA GTCTACTGGTGAGACAGCTGTCTCTTCTTTTGACATTGACAAGATGTACACCCCCTTGTTCTTTGCACGAGTGAAGAGCTTTACTGCATTTTCAGAACGGCCTCTTTAA
- the fbxo9 gene encoding F-box only protein 9 isoform X3 — MAEGEEDCHSDLRAEENERSGEANLQARELFLKAVEQEQNGALYEAIKFYRLAMQLVPDIEFKITYTRSPEVDNIGKSYLEDNEEDFKMADLLSYFQQQLTFQESSIKLCQPELDVNQTHISVLPMELLMYIFRWVVSSDLDLRSLEQLSLVCRGFYICARDPEIWRQACLKVWGRTCNKVVPYTSWRDMFLKRPRVRFDGVYISKTTYIRQGEQSLDGFYRAWHQVDYYRYLRFFPDGQVMMLTTPEEPQSIVPRLRTKNTRTDAILLGHYRLSQDTDNQTKVFAVITKKKEEKPVDYHKFRYFCRVPVQETDHSFHVGLQLCSSGRQKFNKLVWIHHSCHVTYKSTGETAVSSFDIDKMYTPLFFARVKSFTAFSERPL, encoded by the exons ATG GCAGAAGGTGAAGAAGATTGTCACTCTGACTTAAGAGCGGAAGAGAATGAACGATCTGGCGAAGCAAATCTTCAG GCGAGAGAACTGTTCCTGAAGGCAGTGGAACAAGAACAAAATGGGGCTCTTTATGAAG CTATTAAGTTCTACCGTCTGGCAATGCAGCTGGTCCCAGATATTGAGTTTAAGATTACCTACACCCGATCCCCAGAAGTTGACAATATTGGGAAAAGCTA CCTTGAAGATAATGAGGAAGACTTCAAAATGGCTGACCTACTATCCTATTTTCAGCAGCAGCTGACTTTTCAGGAATCATCTATCAAACTCTGTCAGCCTGAGCTGGATGTGAATCAGACTCATATTTCAG TGTTGCCTATGGAGCTATTGATGTATATTTTTCGATGGGTGGTTTCTAGTGATCTGGATCTGCGGTCTTTGGAACAGTTATCATTGGTTTGCAGAGGTTTCTACATTTGTGCCAG GGATCCAGAAATCTGGCGTCAGGCTTGTTTGAAAGTTTGGGGCAGGACCTGTAACAAAGTGGTTCCTTATACTTCGTGGAGGGACATGTTTCTGAAGAGACCCAGAGTTCGATTTGATG GTGTCTATATCAGCAAGACAACCTACATACGCCAAGGAGAACAGTCTCTTGATGGTTTCTATAGGGCATGGCACCAGGTGGATTATTACAG GTACCTGAGATTCTTCCCAGATGGCCAAGTGATGATGCTAACAACTCCGGAAGAGCCCCAGTCTATTGTTCCTCGTTTACGAACTAAAAACACAAG AACTGATGCAATCCTTCTTGGCCATTATCGCCTTTCCCAGGATACAGACAATCAAACCAAAGTATTTGCTGTAAtcacaaagaagaaagaagag AAACCAGTTGACTACCATAAATTCAGATATTTCTGTCGTGTCCCTGTGCAAGAAACGGATCACAGTTTTCATGTAGGGCTACAGCTGTGTTCTAGTGGCCGCCAGAAATTCAACAAACTTGTTTGGATTCATCACTCTTGTCACGTTACCTACAA GTCTACTGGTGAGACAGCTGTCTCTTCTTTTGACATTGACAAGATGTACACCCCCTTGTTCTTTGCACGAGTGAAGAGCTTTACTGCATTTTCAGAACGGCCTCTTTAA